The following proteins are encoded in a genomic region of [Eubacterium] hominis:
- the rpmF gene encoding 50S ribosomal protein L32, producing MAVQQRRNSKTRKAKRRTHYKLAAPTLVKCPVCGEYKQPHKMCSCGEYNGKTIVEK from the coding sequence ATGGCTGTACAACAGAGAAGAAATTCAAAAACAAGAAAAGCAAAACGTAGAACTCACTATAAATTAGCTGCACCTACATTGGTGAAATGTCCAGTGTGCGGTGAATACAAACAACCACACAAAATGTGTTCATGTGGTGAGTACAACGGAAAAACAATCGTTGAAAAATAG
- a CDS encoding DUF177 domain-containing protein translates to MKWSKAELLQAPNGTIELDDTISFDPTVFAKMHQIRGLQDVTVSGNIHYDTESDRVFADLDISGVMIVPCSITLEDVEYDFHTKSLEVFSFDKTNDEDVHEVKGDVVELLPVIFQLILMEVPLKVVKKGLKQYPKGDGWEVVKEEDYELSKKDEIDPRLAKLKEFKLED, encoded by the coding sequence TTGAAATGGAGCAAAGCTGAACTGTTACAGGCACCAAATGGTACCATTGAACTAGATGATACGATTTCATTTGATCCGACAGTATTTGCGAAAATGCATCAGATCAGGGGATTACAAGATGTTACGGTATCAGGAAATATTCATTACGATACAGAAAGTGATCGGGTATTTGCAGATCTGGATATCAGTGGAGTGATGATAGTACCGTGTTCTATAACCTTAGAGGATGTAGAATATGATTTCCATACAAAATCTTTAGAAGTGTTCTCTTTTGATAAAACAAATGATGAAGATGTACACGAAGTTAAAGGTGATGTCGTAGAGTTATTACCGGTGATCTTTCAATTGATACTGATGGAGGTTCCTTTAAAGGTTGTCAAAAAGGGATTAAAACAGTATCCTAAAGGTGACGGTTGGGAAGTTGTCAAAGAGGAAGACTATGAATTGTCCAAAAAGGATGAAATCGATCCTCGTTTAGCAAAGTTGAAAGAATTCAAATTGGAAGATTAA